The Methanothermobacter sp. genome includes a region encoding these proteins:
- a CDS encoding phosphate ABC transporter substrate-binding protein has protein sequence MDVKTRNILVLIIIIALAYFMIKPGSDYERIEIAGSTSVQPVAEKLAEEYMKDHPNVRINVQGGGSGMGIRTVQQGVVDIGTSSKALKPDEKNGLKEYVIGKDGIVIAVNHQNPVDDLTTEELRDIFSGKIRNWKEVGGPDAEIHVIVREEGSGTRSSFKSLVMKDEKIRSDAIVQGSTESVKQAIKSDPYAIGFVSMAHMSSDVKALEVNGITPSETTIADGSYPLVVPFEFITRGEPVGVVKDFIEWVFSPEGQAIVRSQKVVPAIANVSDDT, from the coding sequence ATGGATGTAAAAACACGAAACATTCTCGTACTAATCATTATCATCGCACTTGCATATTTCATGATCAAACCAGGTTCAGATTACGAGAGAATTGAAATTGCAGGTTCAACCTCTGTTCAGCCAGTTGCCGAGAAACTCGCCGAGGAATACATGAAGGACCATCCGAATGTCAGAATAAACGTCCAGGGCGGCGGTTCTGGAATGGGTATAAGGACAGTACAGCAGGGTGTTGTTGATATAGGAACAAGTTCAAAGGCCCTCAAACCCGATGAGAAGAATGGACTTAAGGAATATGTTATAGGAAAGGATGGCATAGTTATAGCTGTCAACCACCAGAACCCTGTTGATGACCTCACAACAGAAGAGCTGAGGGACATCTTCAGCGGAAAGATCCGTAACTGGAAGGAGGTTGGAGGTCCAGATGCAGAGATACATGTTATAGTACGTGAGGAGGGTTCAGGAACCAGAAGCTCATTCAAATCACTTGTAATGAAGGATGAAAAGATAAGGTCAGATGCAATTGTCCAGGGGTCCACAGAATCCGTGAAACAGGCAATAAAGAGTGACCCCTATGCGATTGGCTTTGTCTCTATGGCCCATATGAGTTCAGATGTAAAGGCACTTGAGGTGAACGGAATAACCCCTTCTGAGACCACAATAGCTGATGGTTCCTATCCACTTGTTGTTCCATTTGAATTCATAACCCGGGGGGAACCTGTGGGGGTTGTGAAGGACTTCATTGAGTGGGTCTTTTCACCGGAGGGACAGGCGATTGTCAGGAGCCAGAAGGTTGTCCCTGCAATAGCAAATGTCTCAGATGATACCTAG